Part of the Actinomycetota bacterium genome is shown below.
GTCACTGCGGATCACATCTCGAACGGCCGGGTCGAGCTCGGGCTCGGGGCCGGCTGGAACGAGGCGGAGCACCGCGCCTACGGGTTCCCGTTCCCGCCGACGGCAGTGCGGATGGAGATGTTCGCCGAGCAGGCCGAGATCATCCATCGCTCGTGGAACCGGGGGCCGTTCGACTTCGCCGGCAAGCACTACACGATCGAGGGCCTCGACGCGCTGCCGAAGCCGGCGCATCTGCCACACCCGAACTTCCTCGTCGGCGGCCAGGCGGGGCCGAAGAGCCTGGCGGTCGCGGCGCGATGGGCCGACGAGTACAACACGATCTTCGCGCCACCCGAGGAGTGCGCCCGGCGGCACGAGCGCGTACTGGCGGCGTGGGAGCACGCGCATCGCGAGGCCCCGGTTTTCTCCCTCATGACCGGATGTGTGGTCGGCGCCGACCGTTCCGACCTGGAGCAGCGGGCGAGGATGCTGATGGAGCGCGCGGGGGATCCCGGCGACGCGGCGGCGTGGATCGCCGCTCTGCCTGCCACGATCATCTCCGGCACGGTCGAGGAGGCGGCGGAGAAGTTGCGGACCTTTGAGGGCGCCGGCGTGAGCCGCGTGATGATGCAGATGCAGGCGCACGACGACGTCGAGATGGTGCACGTCCTCGGCCGGGTCGCGCAGCTGGTGGCGTAGGGCGTGGACCGGCTCGGCTTCCTGGCCGTTTCGGGCGCGGCCGTCCTCTGGGCGTTCGGAGGCACGTACGCGCGGAAGCTGATCGACCGCGGCGCATCGCCGCTCGAGATCACCGAGGCCCGCGCGTGGATCGCGTTCCTCGCGCTGGGCGCGTGGACGCTCTGGCGCGGGCGGGTGCGCGGGAAGCGGGAAACGAGCGAGTCCGTCTCGACGT
Proteins encoded:
- a CDS encoding TIGR03560 family F420-dependent LLM class oxidoreductase yields the protein MRVCLMVEGQEGVTWDQWVALALAAEEAGLDALFRSDHYLSFAKPRERVVLDAWTTLAGLAAVTQRIRLGTLVSPATFRHPSNLAKAVVTADHISNGRVELGLGAGWNEAEHRAYGFPFPPTAVRMEMFAEQAEIIHRSWNRGPFDFAGKHYTIEGLDALPKPAHLPHPNFLVGGQAGPKSLAVAARWADEYNTIFAPPEECARRHERVLAAWEHAHREAPVFSLMTGCVVGADRSDLEQRARMLMERAGDPGDAAAWIAALPATIISGTVEEAAEKLRTFEGAGVSRVMMQMQAHDDVEMVHVLGRVAQLVA